Proteins encoded together in one Penaeus vannamei isolate JL-2024 chromosome 11, ASM4276789v1, whole genome shotgun sequence window:
- the ko gene encoding storkhead-box protein 2 isoform X1, with protein sequence MGERVSLHGRCLALQLLRSRPPPSRPPPRPPASCTGGWCSSFITPTSPLSSPTTSGSETPTNPTGAAGGPDEAAKGAAHAQGARELASSQDGFLLFQAWQAANSVCVWDGRLVQAVGAVVYVGALVGGVLLVGGQGEDLDVISHAWARSLLVPPPGFTLAQLGEVSGCHMTTVPQSQFTPLGDALCWVIHRLRETAGVAEAEAVRASLSAHFPSLVLPDAELVHAALSTLIRQRKVYHNGATYGIVQPLDAFYQPLVHAPADRLLPRDAPAAPAADEAPRDGLCHAAVQTDLAELITGSAGPRDAVLRPSKGVSGSGTGKPPLECQVSLRGLSGRRGHPRTASLRLSPTRAAHLASALAAHSDCREQPSARIPVYAADDLSDVTVRGERGSMLSKLLRVSPRNRLASFSAQFPPPAWSDPAPPATTTHLHCVATQTTSQKPQVEQWWMATPSWSPRSSTLPRRLQRPRSSTPPTSRNSSTPPLLPNNFQYMRESSNPMASSLPLSLVSTTPALLSEEEMVLHASPGHRPAPHRSPIHHPSPHSSPGHRSSHGSPAHRSSHHSSHSSPSHRPQPQGTPAHHQHILKEFVEDHPPGLSPSSRNPESRANLKNHKHRSPARAVGECKTPPIPVTDNRLSYRDLESSPGRSRKDQGARKAAQDGEWARKEAKESAIKQCKEGHNKKSGETKARKSGKEQQDRAADGESSHQEKRRHQHGNKGRHQKECFHSQEMQRKRQENIQNEENQVRQVAAALRKENSANSIRGEAEGEEPQPSTSPNQRESKFNASARDADLSTPKPDKKPEADAEREGEKKDCGRYDRSALQLDLPHSHMNNSRKVNASPQRPEGLKNNVLHHNNSLANISKGSCSDLTARNLGYTEVDKCHKKLCSQTLDQLSQHAPADKTPASSPGETRPGKLDNIISTEGKEPDPKAREDDTNKTNSSSSPDAENVSVKTYPSLSELNFNFGSLAAQRILCGASVNSLDTLVEVNLAAEKRKLQRKHSSPATPVTNTDLGFV encoded by the exons ATGGGCGAGCGGGTGTCCCTGCACGGGCGGTGCCTCGCGCTGCAGCTCCTTCGCTCGCGCCCTCCACCCTCGCGgccgccgccccgcccgcccgcctcctgCACGGGCGGCTGGTGCAGCTCCTTCATCACGCCCACGTCGCCCTTGTCTTCGCCCACGACCTCGGGCAGCGAGACGCCCACCAACCCCACTGGAGCTGCCGGAGGCCCCGACGAAGCAGCCAAGGGCGCCGCGCATGCGCAGGGCGCCCGCGAACTCGCCAGCTCTCAGGACGGCTTCCTGCTCTTCCAG GCGTGGCAGGCGGCCAACAGCGTATGCGTGTGGGATGGGCGTTTGGTGCAGGCTGTGGGCGCCGTCGTGTACGTGGGCGCGCTCGTGGGCGGAGTTCTGCTCGTGGGCGGCCAAGGCGAGGACCTGGACGTCATCAGCCACGCGTGGGCACGCTCGCTCCTCGTCCCGCCGCCCGGATTCACTCTCGCGCAGCTGG GTGAAGTCTCCGGGTGCCACATGACGACGGTGCCCCAGAGCCAGTTCACGCCCCTGGGCGACGCCCTCTGCTGGGTGATCCACCGGCTGCGGGAGACTGCGGgcgtggcggaggcggaggcggtgcgGGCGAGCCTCAGCGCCCACTTCCCGAGCCTGGTGCTTCCCGACGCCGAGTTGGTGCACGCCGCCCTCTCCACGCTCATCCGCCAGCGGAAGGTCTACCACAACGGCGCCACCTACGGCATCGTGCAGCCGCTCGACGCCTTCTACCAGCCGCTCGTGCACGCTCCCGCCGACCGCCTGCTGCCCCGGGACGCGCCCGCCGCGCCCGCTGCCGACGAGGCCCCCCGCGACGGCCTCTGCCACGCCGCCGTGCAGACGGACCTCGCCGAGCTCATCACGGGCTCGGCCGGGCCGCGCGACGCCGTCCTGCGCCCGTCCAAGG GCGTGTCTGGCTCCGGCACCGGAAAGCCGCCCCTGGAGTGCCAGGTGTCCCTTCGGGGTCTGAGCGGGCGTCGAGGCCACCCGCGCACGGCGTCCCTCAGACTCTCTCCCACCCGAGCCGCCCACCTTGCCTCCGCCCTGGCCGCCCACAGTGACTGCCGGGAGCAGCCCTCCGCCCGCATCCCTGTCTACGCCGCGGACGACCTCTCCGATGTCACCGTCAGAG GAGAACGTGGGTCTATGCTGAGTAAGCTGCTGAGGGTGTCTCCCCGCAACCGCCTGGCCTCCTTCTCTGCTCagttccctccccctgcctggtCTGACCCTGCCCCCCCTGCCACCACCACGCACCTGCACTGTGTAGCCACCCAGACCACATCTCAAAAGCCCCAG GTTGAGCAGTGGTGGATGGCGACCCCGAGCTGGTCGCCGAGGTCGTCCACCCTTCCACGCAGACTCCAGCGGCCGCGGTCCTCCACTCCGCCCACCTCGAGGAACTCCTCGACGCCTCCGCTCCTCCCCAATAACTTCCAGTACATGAGGGAGTCCTCCAACCCCATGGcgtcctcgcttcccctctccttggTCAGCACAACGCCCGCCCTTCTCTCCGAGGAGGAGATGGTCCTGCACGCCTCGCCTGGCCACCGTCCGGCCCCGCACAGGTCCCCCATCCACCATCCCTCACCGCACTCCTCGCCAGGCCACCGCTCCTCGCACGGGTCCCCAGCCCACCGCTCCTCACACCATTCGTCCCACAGCTCGCCCAGCCACCGCCCGCAGCCCCAGGGCACTCCTGCTCATCACCAGCATATCCTAAAGGAGTTCGTGGAGGACCATCCACCTGGATTGTCGCCCTCAAGCAGGAATCCAGAGAGCAGGGCCAACCTGAAAAATCACAAGCACAGATCTCCCGCGCGTGCCGTCGGCGAGTGCAAGACGCCTCCAATCCCTGTGACGGACAATCGGCTGAGCTACAGGGACCTCGAGTCGTCACCGGGCAGATCGAGGAAGGACCAAGGCGCGAGGAAGGCTGCGCAGGACGGCGAATGGGCGAGGAAAGAGGCAAAGGAATCGGCAATCAAACAGTGCAAGGAAGGCCATAACAAGAAGTCTGGGGAAACGAAGGCAAGAAAGAGCGGGAAGGAACAGCAAGACCGCGCGGCCGACGGTGAGAGTAGTCACCAGGAGAAGAGGAGGCACCAGCATGGAAACAAGGGGAGGCACCAGAAGGAGTGCTTTCACTCGCAGGAGATGCAGCGCAAGAGACAGGAGAACATCCAGAATGAGGAAAACCAAGTGAGGCAAGTGGCAGCGGCGCTCAGAAAAGAGAACAGTGCCAATAGTATACGAGGGGAGGCCGAGGGGGAGGAGCCACAGCCTTCCACATCGCCGAATCAGAGAGAAAGCAAGTTCAATGCATCAGCCAGAGATGCTGATCTCAGCACTCCGAAACCAGATAAGAAGCCGGAGGCGGATGCggaacgggagggggagaaaaaggactGTGGGAGATACGACCGATCTGCACTGCAGCTGGACTTGCCTCACTCCCATATGAATAATTCGCGCAAGGTGAACGCATCGCCGCAGCGGCCAGAGGGACTGAAGAATAATGTTCTCCACCACAACAACAGCCTGGCCAACATCAGCAAAGGCTCGTGCAGTGATCTGACAGCGCGGAACTTGGGCTACACCGAAGTGGACAAGTGCCATAAAAAGCTATGCTCACAAACCCTCGACCAGCTCAGCCAGCACGCGCCGGCAGACAAGACGCCGGCCTCTTCGCCCGGCGAGACGCGTCCAGGGAAGCTCGACAACATCATCTCCACCGAAGGCAAGGAACCGGACCCGAAGGCGCGCGAGGACGACACCAACAAgaccaacagcagcagcagccccGACGCAGAGAACGTGTCGGTGAAGACGTACCCAAGTCTGTCTGAACTCAACTTCAACTTCGGTTCCCTGGCGGCGCAGAGGATCCTGTGCGGCGCGAGCGTGAACAGCCTGGACACCCTGGTGGAGGTGAACCTAGCGGCCGAGAAGCGCAAATTGCAGCGAAAACACAGCTCCCCCGCGACGCCCGTCACCAACACGGACCTAGGATTCGTCTAA
- the ko gene encoding storkhead-box protein 2 isoform X2: MGERVSLHGRCLALQLLRSRPPPSRPPPRPPASCTGGWCSSFITPTSPLSSPTTSGSETPTNPTGAAGGPDEAAKGAAHAQGARELASSQDGFLLFQAWQAANSVCVWDGRLVQAVGAVVYVGALVGGVLLVGGQGEDLDVISHAWARSLLVPPPGFTLAQLGEVSGCHMTTVPQSQFTPLGDALCWVIHRLRETAGVAEAEAVRASLSAHFPSLVLPDAELVHAALSTLIRQRKVYHNGATYGIVQPLDAFYQPLVHAPADRLLPRDAPAAPAADEAPRDGLCHAAVQTDLAELITGSAGPRDAVLRPSKGERGSMLSKLLRVSPRNRLASFSAQFPPPAWSDPAPPATTTHLHCVATQTTSQKPQVEQWWMATPSWSPRSSTLPRRLQRPRSSTPPTSRNSSTPPLLPNNFQYMRESSNPMASSLPLSLVSTTPALLSEEEMVLHASPGHRPAPHRSPIHHPSPHSSPGHRSSHGSPAHRSSHHSSHSSPSHRPQPQGTPAHHQHILKEFVEDHPPGLSPSSRNPESRANLKNHKHRSPARAVGECKTPPIPVTDNRLSYRDLESSPGRSRKDQGARKAAQDGEWARKEAKESAIKQCKEGHNKKSGETKARKSGKEQQDRAADGESSHQEKRRHQHGNKGRHQKECFHSQEMQRKRQENIQNEENQVRQVAAALRKENSANSIRGEAEGEEPQPSTSPNQRESKFNASARDADLSTPKPDKKPEADAEREGEKKDCGRYDRSALQLDLPHSHMNNSRKVNASPQRPEGLKNNVLHHNNSLANISKGSCSDLTARNLGYTEVDKCHKKLCSQTLDQLSQHAPADKTPASSPGETRPGKLDNIISTEGKEPDPKAREDDTNKTNSSSSPDAENVSVKTYPSLSELNFNFGSLAAQRILCGASVNSLDTLVEVNLAAEKRKLQRKHSSPATPVTNTDLGFV; the protein is encoded by the exons ATGGGCGAGCGGGTGTCCCTGCACGGGCGGTGCCTCGCGCTGCAGCTCCTTCGCTCGCGCCCTCCACCCTCGCGgccgccgccccgcccgcccgcctcctgCACGGGCGGCTGGTGCAGCTCCTTCATCACGCCCACGTCGCCCTTGTCTTCGCCCACGACCTCGGGCAGCGAGACGCCCACCAACCCCACTGGAGCTGCCGGAGGCCCCGACGAAGCAGCCAAGGGCGCCGCGCATGCGCAGGGCGCCCGCGAACTCGCCAGCTCTCAGGACGGCTTCCTGCTCTTCCAG GCGTGGCAGGCGGCCAACAGCGTATGCGTGTGGGATGGGCGTTTGGTGCAGGCTGTGGGCGCCGTCGTGTACGTGGGCGCGCTCGTGGGCGGAGTTCTGCTCGTGGGCGGCCAAGGCGAGGACCTGGACGTCATCAGCCACGCGTGGGCACGCTCGCTCCTCGTCCCGCCGCCCGGATTCACTCTCGCGCAGCTGG GTGAAGTCTCCGGGTGCCACATGACGACGGTGCCCCAGAGCCAGTTCACGCCCCTGGGCGACGCCCTCTGCTGGGTGATCCACCGGCTGCGGGAGACTGCGGgcgtggcggaggcggaggcggtgcgGGCGAGCCTCAGCGCCCACTTCCCGAGCCTGGTGCTTCCCGACGCCGAGTTGGTGCACGCCGCCCTCTCCACGCTCATCCGCCAGCGGAAGGTCTACCACAACGGCGCCACCTACGGCATCGTGCAGCCGCTCGACGCCTTCTACCAGCCGCTCGTGCACGCTCCCGCCGACCGCCTGCTGCCCCGGGACGCGCCCGCCGCGCCCGCTGCCGACGAGGCCCCCCGCGACGGCCTCTGCCACGCCGCCGTGCAGACGGACCTCGCCGAGCTCATCACGGGCTCGGCCGGGCCGCGCGACGCCGTCCTGCGCCCGTCCAAGG GAGAACGTGGGTCTATGCTGAGTAAGCTGCTGAGGGTGTCTCCCCGCAACCGCCTGGCCTCCTTCTCTGCTCagttccctccccctgcctggtCTGACCCTGCCCCCCCTGCCACCACCACGCACCTGCACTGTGTAGCCACCCAGACCACATCTCAAAAGCCCCAG GTTGAGCAGTGGTGGATGGCGACCCCGAGCTGGTCGCCGAGGTCGTCCACCCTTCCACGCAGACTCCAGCGGCCGCGGTCCTCCACTCCGCCCACCTCGAGGAACTCCTCGACGCCTCCGCTCCTCCCCAATAACTTCCAGTACATGAGGGAGTCCTCCAACCCCATGGcgtcctcgcttcccctctccttggTCAGCACAACGCCCGCCCTTCTCTCCGAGGAGGAGATGGTCCTGCACGCCTCGCCTGGCCACCGTCCGGCCCCGCACAGGTCCCCCATCCACCATCCCTCACCGCACTCCTCGCCAGGCCACCGCTCCTCGCACGGGTCCCCAGCCCACCGCTCCTCACACCATTCGTCCCACAGCTCGCCCAGCCACCGCCCGCAGCCCCAGGGCACTCCTGCTCATCACCAGCATATCCTAAAGGAGTTCGTGGAGGACCATCCACCTGGATTGTCGCCCTCAAGCAGGAATCCAGAGAGCAGGGCCAACCTGAAAAATCACAAGCACAGATCTCCCGCGCGTGCCGTCGGCGAGTGCAAGACGCCTCCAATCCCTGTGACGGACAATCGGCTGAGCTACAGGGACCTCGAGTCGTCACCGGGCAGATCGAGGAAGGACCAAGGCGCGAGGAAGGCTGCGCAGGACGGCGAATGGGCGAGGAAAGAGGCAAAGGAATCGGCAATCAAACAGTGCAAGGAAGGCCATAACAAGAAGTCTGGGGAAACGAAGGCAAGAAAGAGCGGGAAGGAACAGCAAGACCGCGCGGCCGACGGTGAGAGTAGTCACCAGGAGAAGAGGAGGCACCAGCATGGAAACAAGGGGAGGCACCAGAAGGAGTGCTTTCACTCGCAGGAGATGCAGCGCAAGAGACAGGAGAACATCCAGAATGAGGAAAACCAAGTGAGGCAAGTGGCAGCGGCGCTCAGAAAAGAGAACAGTGCCAATAGTATACGAGGGGAGGCCGAGGGGGAGGAGCCACAGCCTTCCACATCGCCGAATCAGAGAGAAAGCAAGTTCAATGCATCAGCCAGAGATGCTGATCTCAGCACTCCGAAACCAGATAAGAAGCCGGAGGCGGATGCggaacgggagggggagaaaaaggactGTGGGAGATACGACCGATCTGCACTGCAGCTGGACTTGCCTCACTCCCATATGAATAATTCGCGCAAGGTGAACGCATCGCCGCAGCGGCCAGAGGGACTGAAGAATAATGTTCTCCACCACAACAACAGCCTGGCCAACATCAGCAAAGGCTCGTGCAGTGATCTGACAGCGCGGAACTTGGGCTACACCGAAGTGGACAAGTGCCATAAAAAGCTATGCTCACAAACCCTCGACCAGCTCAGCCAGCACGCGCCGGCAGACAAGACGCCGGCCTCTTCGCCCGGCGAGACGCGTCCAGGGAAGCTCGACAACATCATCTCCACCGAAGGCAAGGAACCGGACCCGAAGGCGCGCGAGGACGACACCAACAAgaccaacagcagcagcagccccGACGCAGAGAACGTGTCGGTGAAGACGTACCCAAGTCTGTCTGAACTCAACTTCAACTTCGGTTCCCTGGCGGCGCAGAGGATCCTGTGCGGCGCGAGCGTGAACAGCCTGGACACCCTGGTGGAGGTGAACCTAGCGGCCGAGAAGCGCAAATTGCAGCGAAAACACAGCTCCCCCGCGACGCCCGTCACCAACACGGACCTAGGATTCGTCTAA